From Woronichinia naegeliana WA131, the proteins below share one genomic window:
- a CDS encoding IS1 family transposase, whose amino-acid sequence MSILKKSSMEILNNVGLCQEKEDALFKDNCPHCYSENVKIHSHYQTKGNGERKMFICQECSSCFAETYGSVIAGLETPLSEIVKVLKARMEGIGLNAAARAFGYAKTTILNWEKKLSGLQETLFLYALVNEFVKLVIEGDELYTKVGKNKEASASEGWTIVLMDRASRFIWHLKCGRKEQKLFLEAMMTVAELFERSAESLQLFTDGEKRYSQLLFDICHEVLRTGKRGRPTKVLPKGLVVRLKNKSSKRRDSEGKLKKVETPKPEHPETTEKPEEKDVHANHVEAFNRGVTFS is encoded by the coding sequence ATGTCAATATTAAAGAAAAGCTCTATGGAAATCCTGAATAATGTTGGCTTGTGCCAAGAGAAAGAGGATGCCTTATTCAAGGACAACTGTCCTCATTGCTATAGTGAAAACGTAAAAATACATTCTCATTATCAAACGAAAGGTAACGGGGAACGTAAAATGTTCATTTGTCAAGAATGTAGTTCTTGTTTTGCTGAGACTTATGGTAGCGTAATCGCTGGCTTAGAAACCCCATTAAGTGAAATTGTAAAAGTATTAAAAGCCAGAATGGAAGGAATAGGATTAAATGCAGCAGCTCGAGCATTCGGCTACGCGAAAACAACAATATTGAATTGGGAAAAGAAATTATCAGGATTACAAGAGACATTATTTTTATACGCCTTAGTGAATGAATTTGTTAAATTAGTAATAGAAGGGGATGAACTATACACAAAAGTTGGAAAAAATAAAGAAGCAAGTGCCTCTGAGGGGTGGACAATCGTGCTCATGGACAGGGCTAGCCGCTTTATTTGGCATTTAAAATGTGGTCGAAAAGAGCAGAAATTATTTCTAGAAGCAATGATGACGGTAGCGGAATTATTTGAAAGGAGTGCAGAATCTCTCCAGTTATTTACAGATGGAGAAAAGCGATATAGTCAACTGCTATTTGATATTTGTCACGAAGTATTAAGGACTGGAAAGCGAGGTCGTCCCACCAAAGTATTACCGAAGGGTCTTGTGGTAAGACTAAAAAATAAGAGTAGTAAACGTCGAGATTCTGAGGGTAAACTCAAGAAAGTAGAAACTCCGAAACCAGAACATCCTGAGACAACAGAAAAACCAGAAGAAAAGGACGTCCATGCCAACCACGTTGAGGCATTTAATAGGGGTGTGACCTTTAGTTGA